The following proteins come from a genomic window of Nostoc sp. ATCC 53789:
- a CDS encoding riboflavin synthase → MFTGLIQALGTIEPLGGDSWQITCVSHSGEVIMQDLAYGDSVAVDGVCLTVEKVLKDGFIATASPETLRRTTLGGEQTQQRYVNLEASLKVGSKVGGHFVMGHVDGIGRLLVAEQTASSWEMTFIASVAIARYIVPKGSIAVNGISLTVAAYDSELSQFKVAVIPLTYSETNLRYLVAGSLVNLEGDILGKYVEKFLYSGNPNTTAHDETSLDGITPAFLAEHGYL, encoded by the coding sequence GTGTTTACAGGATTAATCCAAGCATTAGGAACAATAGAACCCTTGGGGGGCGATTCTTGGCAAATTACTTGTGTGAGCCATTCTGGTGAAGTAATTATGCAGGATTTGGCTTATGGTGACAGTGTTGCAGTAGATGGCGTTTGCTTGACAGTGGAAAAAGTTTTAAAAGACGGGTTTATCGCCACAGCTTCACCGGAAACACTACGCCGCACGACGTTGGGAGGTGAGCAAACGCAACAGAGATATGTCAATTTAGAAGCGTCGCTAAAGGTGGGCAGCAAAGTTGGCGGTCATTTTGTGATGGGTCATGTAGATGGCATCGGTCGATTGCTAGTGGCAGAACAAACGGCTAGTTCTTGGGAAATGACCTTTATTGCTTCCGTTGCGATCGCACGATACATTGTCCCCAAAGGTAGTATAGCTGTCAACGGCATCAGTCTCACAGTAGCCGCTTATGACTCAGAACTCTCTCAGTTCAAGGTGGCGGTAATTCCCCTCACATACAGCGAGACAAATCTTCGCTATTTGGTTGCTGGGAGTTTGGTGAATTTAGAAGGGGATATTCTCGGCAAATACGTCGAAAAATTCCTTTACTCTGGCAACCCAAACACTACAGCCCATGATGAAACAAGTTTAGATGGCATTACACCCGCATTCTTAGCAGAACACGGGTATTTGTAA
- a CDS encoding bifunctional nuclease family protein, translated as MIEMKVAGIALDAITRSPIVLLKDSSDRRALPIYIGQEQARAIMGALENQKPPRPLTHDLIVNLLETWNMTLEKVIIHSLQKDTFYAALIVQQGEVKKEIDARPSDAIAIALRTNTPIWVMEEVIADASIPVDRDADEAEQQAFREFISNLRPEDLIKRFGNGDS; from the coding sequence ATGATTGAAATGAAAGTCGCTGGCATAGCATTAGATGCCATAACCCGCAGCCCGATCGTCCTTTTGAAAGATTCTTCAGATCGGCGGGCTTTGCCAATTTATATTGGTCAGGAACAGGCTAGGGCAATTATGGGCGCACTGGAGAATCAAAAGCCTCCCAGACCCTTAACCCACGACCTGATTGTGAATCTTCTAGAGACTTGGAATATGACTCTAGAAAAGGTGATCATTCATTCCCTGCAAAAGGATACATTCTATGCGGCTTTAATTGTCCAGCAAGGCGAGGTCAAAAAAGAAATTGACGCACGTCCTAGCGATGCGATCGCCATTGCTCTCCGTACAAATACCCCTATCTGGGTAATGGAAGAAGTGATTGCCGATGCTTCTATCCCTGTTGACCGCGATGCAGATGAAGCCGAACAGCAAGCCTTCCGTGAATTTATTTCTAATCTCCGTCCTGAAGATTTGATCAAGCGCTTTGGTAATGGCGACAGCTAG
- a CDS encoding aldo/keto reductase, with amino-acid sequence MQYRRFGKTNLHLSVFSLGTMRYLASFENAHQIIEQALALGINHLETARGYGKSEEYLGRALKAGLSVPRTKLYITTKISATVDADTMRRCIDESLERLQLDYLDCLGIHGLNTWQHLEWVQAKNGCMQAVEEAVGDGRVRHIGFSSHGSLELIQAAIKTDFFEFVNLHYYYFFQRHALAIQLAAEKDMGIFIISPADKGGKLYTPPQTLKDLCQPYSPLELSHRFLLADNRINTLSIGPSSPDELIEPLQVADHDGDLKSAEISAFQRLENHQKFALGTDKCSQCYACLPCPENINIPEVLRLRNLAVAYDMKDYGQYRYGMFENAGHWFPGMKGDRCTECGDCLPRCPEKLDIPALLSDTHQKLSGKAGRRLWG; translated from the coding sequence ATGCAATACCGACGCTTTGGGAAAACGAATCTGCACCTCTCGGTTTTCTCTTTGGGAACAATGCGCTACTTAGCTTCTTTTGAAAATGCTCACCAGATCATTGAACAAGCCTTAGCGTTAGGAATTAATCATCTAGAAACCGCCAGAGGTTACGGCAAAAGTGAGGAGTATCTTGGTAGGGCATTAAAAGCTGGGTTATCAGTACCCCGAACGAAGCTTTACATCACTACCAAAATCTCAGCCACAGTAGATGCTGACACCATGCGTCGGTGCATCGACGAATCCCTAGAACGATTACAGCTAGATTATTTAGATTGCTTAGGCATTCATGGCTTGAATACTTGGCAACATTTGGAGTGGGTGCAAGCCAAAAATGGTTGTATGCAAGCCGTAGAGGAAGCTGTTGGTGATGGTCGAGTGCGCCACATTGGTTTTTCCAGCCACGGGTCATTAGAGCTAATTCAGGCAGCTATAAAAACAGATTTTTTTGAGTTTGTCAATTTGCATTATTACTATTTTTTTCAACGGCACGCACTAGCAATTCAACTAGCTGCCGAAAAAGATATGGGCATTTTCATTATTTCCCCTGCTGACAAAGGAGGAAAGCTGTATACGCCACCCCAAACTCTAAAAGACTTGTGTCAGCCGTATTCCCCCTTAGAACTAAGCCATCGTTTTTTACTTGCTGACAACCGTATTAATACCTTAAGTATAGGGCCAAGCAGCCCAGATGAATTAATAGAACCTTTGCAAGTTGCTGACCATGATGGAGATCTAAAATCAGCAGAAATTTCTGCTTTCCAGAGGTTAGAAAATCACCAAAAATTTGCTTTGGGAACTGATAAATGTAGCCAATGTTATGCTTGTTTGCCCTGTCCAGAAAATATCAATATTCCAGAGGTATTGCGGTTACGTAATCTCGCAGTAGCATACGATATGAAAGACTATGGACAATATCGTTACGGAATGTTTGAAAATGCTGGTCATTGGTTCCCTGGAATGAAAGGCGATCGCTGTACAGAATGCGGAGACTGTTTACCTCGGTGTCCAGAAAAGTTAGATATTCCAGCTTTATTGTCAGATACTCACCAAAAATTAAGTGGGAAAGCAGGTCGGAGGTTGTGGGGATAA